In the genome of Pseudoglutamicibacter cumminsii, one region contains:
- the rapZ gene encoding RNase adapter RapZ, translated as MQIEQPAEVPQKNTIVVMTGMSGAGRTTAGHALEDMGWYVVDNLPPQMLQTLVDVLSRSRSQEFRIAVGINVRSEQVLEDLTSTLAQMDTDGIEYQMLFIDCDDATLVRRFEQGRRPHPLQGSGRIVDGIEAERALTEGLRECADFTVDTTTMSVHDLSRSVHHLFNEQGPVVLTLNVISFGFKYGVPMDANFMADVRFVPNPHWVPELRPLTGQDSEVSEYVLGAEGTGTFVDHYVAALESVFDGYRRERKHYATIAIGCTGGKHRSVAIATEVARRLDEHPHLKVVLSHRDLGRE; from the coding sequence ATGCAGATTGAGCAGCCAGCTGAGGTTCCCCAGAAGAACACGATTGTTGTCATGACCGGCATGTCCGGCGCGGGCCGTACGACGGCGGGCCACGCCTTGGAAGACATGGGGTGGTATGTCGTCGATAACTTGCCGCCCCAGATGCTGCAGACGCTCGTGGATGTCTTGTCCCGGTCGCGCAGCCAGGAGTTCAGGATCGCGGTTGGTATTAACGTACGTTCCGAGCAGGTCCTGGAAGACCTCACGAGCACGCTCGCTCAAATGGATACTGACGGCATCGAGTATCAGATGCTGTTCATTGATTGTGACGATGCGACGTTGGTGCGTCGCTTTGAACAAGGACGCCGTCCGCATCCGTTGCAGGGTAGTGGCCGCATCGTGGACGGGATCGAGGCCGAGCGCGCGCTGACTGAAGGCCTCCGTGAGTGCGCTGATTTCACGGTGGACACCACGACCATGAGTGTGCATGATCTGAGCCGTTCGGTGCATCACTTGTTCAACGAACAAGGCCCGGTCGTGTTGACGCTCAACGTGATCAGCTTCGGCTTCAAATACGGTGTGCCGATGGACGCGAACTTCATGGCGGACGTGCGTTTTGTGCCTAATCCGCATTGGGTTCCTGAACTGCGCCCGCTGACTGGCCAGGACAGCGAGGTATCGGAGTATGTCCTCGGCGCGGAAGGCACCGGGACCTTCGTCGACCATTACGTTGCGGCACTCGAATCGGTTTTCGATGGCTACCGTCGCGAACGCAAGCACTATGCAACGATCGCGATCGGCTGCACTGGCGGTAAGCACCGTTCGGTTGCGATCGCTACCGAGGTTGCTCGCCGCCTGGATGAGCATCCGCATTTGAAAGTTGTGCTTTCACACCGTGACTTGGGGAGGGAGTAA
- the whiA gene encoding DNA-binding protein WhiA, with amino-acid sequence MALTNAVRDELVAVDVTVTSQRRAEVATMLRLAGGLHLVGGRIAVQAEVSGEAIAHRIQKTLAEVFNVRCAMRLVSGGGLRNSERVEMQVLGDGASLARQTGLVDGMGRPVRGLPPSIVNGSVADAAAVWRGAFLAAGSLTEPGRSSALEIVCPGPEVALALVGAARRLGITAKAREVRGQDRVVLRDGEAIGLLLQKIGVVETVKVWEERRARKEVRANANRLANFDDANLRRSAQAAVAAGARVQRALEILGDDVPEHLRDAGTLRIEHKEASLDELGRLADPPLTKDAIAGRIRRLLMMADRVADERGIPNTTTAVPADILDD; translated from the coding sequence ATGGCATTGACGAATGCTGTTCGAGATGAATTGGTTGCTGTGGATGTGACCGTGACGTCCCAGCGTCGTGCTGAGGTAGCGACGATGCTTCGACTCGCGGGCGGTTTGCATCTTGTCGGTGGGCGGATCGCCGTTCAGGCTGAGGTCAGTGGTGAAGCGATCGCCCACCGTATTCAGAAGACGTTGGCTGAGGTTTTCAACGTTCGATGCGCTATGCGGTTGGTTAGCGGTGGTGGGCTTCGTAACTCGGAGCGTGTTGAGATGCAGGTTTTGGGTGACGGTGCTTCGCTCGCACGGCAGACGGGTTTGGTTGATGGGATGGGCCGCCCGGTCCGTGGCCTTCCTCCGTCGATCGTGAACGGTTCTGTGGCTGATGCGGCGGCCGTGTGGCGTGGCGCGTTCTTGGCCGCGGGTTCTCTCACGGAGCCTGGGCGTTCGTCCGCGCTAGAGATCGTGTGTCCTGGCCCGGAGGTTGCGTTGGCGCTGGTTGGCGCTGCCCGCAGGCTTGGTATTACAGCCAAGGCGCGCGAGGTTCGTGGGCAGGATCGCGTGGTTTTGCGTGATGGCGAGGCCATTGGCCTGCTACTGCAGAAGATCGGTGTTGTTGAGACGGTTAAGGTGTGGGAAGAACGCCGTGCCCGCAAGGAGGTCCGCGCGAACGCGAACCGCCTAGCTAACTTCGACGACGCAAACCTTCGTCGTTCCGCGCAGGCAGCGGTTGCCGCGGGTGCACGCGTTCAGCGCGCGCTGGAGATCCTGGGCGACGACGTTCCTGAACACCTGCGTGATGCAGGTACGCTGCGCATCGAACACAAGGAAGCGAGCCTCGATGAGCTCGGGCGCTTGGCTGATCCGCCGCTCACGAAAGACGCGATCGCTGGTCGAATTCGCCGTTTGCTCATGATGGCGGACCGCGTTGCCGACGAACGTGGAATCCCGAACACGACGACTGCAGTCCCTGCGGATATTCTCGACGATTAG
- the uvrC gene encoding excinuclease ABC subunit UvrC, whose amino-acid sequence MADPASYRPESSQIPTSPGVYRFRDPAGRIIYVGKAKNLRNRLNSYFVAPEQLSPKTYTMVHTASSVEWTVVASEQESLQLEYTWIKQFNPRFNIMFRDDKSYPYLAVTVSEKYPRAQVMRGDRRKGTKYFGPFSPAKAVRETLDLLLRVFPVRTCSAGVFKRAERSGRPCLLGYIDKCSAPCVGRVSEDEHRELVDGLVRFMAGDGKPAIRSLETKMRQAVAELDYESAARYRDDIQALQKVFERNAVVLDESTHADIFGIEQDDLEAAVQVFHVRHGRITGQRGWVMEKVEDLETPQLVEQLLEQVYGAYDDADRIPREVLVPELPTHLDALTGWLSELRGAKVSLRVAQRGTKRELAETVQENAVQALKLHKIKRAGDITVRSAGLQQLQETLGLSEPPLRIEGYDNSHSSGTNVVGSMVVFEDGLPKKSDYRRFMVKGDAARDDTASMYDVISRRFQRYFEDLAEAETHTSGEISAEEATKAPAAKFAYPPSLVVVDGGPPQVAAAQQALMDLGITDIAVVGLAKRLEEVWVPGDDFPVILPRQSEGLFLLQRVRDESHRFAITFHRERRGKSMLESILDTVDGLGPAKQKALRAEFSSLKKMRAATVDELQSTKGIGPALAQKIYDALHSEDGEAR is encoded by the coding sequence GTGGCCGATCCGGCATCGTACCGCCCTGAGTCATCTCAGATACCTACAAGCCCAGGCGTCTACCGTTTCAGGGACCCTGCGGGCCGCATTATTTACGTCGGCAAGGCTAAGAACCTCCGAAACCGCCTCAACTCGTATTTCGTAGCGCCCGAACAGCTTTCGCCGAAAACGTACACGATGGTGCACACGGCTTCATCGGTTGAGTGGACTGTGGTGGCGTCAGAGCAAGAGTCGCTGCAACTTGAGTACACGTGGATCAAACAGTTCAATCCGCGTTTCAACATCATGTTCAGGGACGATAAGTCCTACCCGTACCTCGCTGTCACGGTGTCTGAAAAGTACCCTCGCGCCCAAGTGATGCGAGGGGACCGCCGTAAAGGAACCAAGTACTTTGGGCCGTTCTCCCCGGCGAAGGCTGTACGCGAGACTCTTGACCTGCTGTTGAGGGTGTTCCCGGTCCGGACGTGCTCGGCCGGTGTTTTCAAACGGGCCGAACGATCAGGCCGGCCGTGCCTGCTCGGTTACATCGACAAATGCTCGGCCCCGTGCGTCGGGCGGGTGAGCGAAGATGAACACCGCGAGCTCGTCGACGGCCTGGTTCGTTTCATGGCAGGCGACGGCAAGCCAGCGATCCGGTCTCTCGAAACCAAAATGAGGCAAGCGGTAGCTGAGCTCGATTACGAATCCGCTGCCCGCTATCGTGATGACATTCAGGCGTTGCAGAAAGTCTTTGAACGTAACGCCGTAGTGCTCGATGAGTCGACGCACGCCGACATCTTCGGTATCGAGCAAGACGATCTTGAAGCTGCCGTGCAAGTTTTTCACGTCCGGCATGGCCGAATCACGGGTCAGCGTGGTTGGGTCATGGAGAAGGTCGAAGACCTCGAAACGCCACAGCTTGTTGAGCAGCTCCTCGAACAGGTTTACGGTGCATACGACGACGCCGACAGGATTCCACGGGAAGTGTTGGTCCCGGAGCTACCGACGCATCTTGACGCCCTGACCGGCTGGCTGTCTGAACTGCGCGGCGCGAAGGTTTCGCTGCGCGTGGCTCAGCGTGGAACCAAACGTGAGCTTGCAGAGACCGTGCAGGAGAACGCGGTTCAGGCGCTCAAGCTCCACAAGATCAAGCGCGCGGGTGACATCACGGTGCGGTCCGCCGGCCTGCAACAGCTTCAGGAAACCCTCGGGCTCAGCGAACCGCCGTTGCGCATCGAAGGCTATGACAACTCGCACTCATCGGGTACCAACGTTGTCGGCTCGATGGTCGTGTTCGAGGACGGCCTGCCCAAGAAATCCGACTACCGCCGTTTCATGGTCAAAGGCGATGCCGCTCGTGACGACACGGCCTCGATGTATGACGTGATTTCGCGCCGTTTCCAGCGTTACTTCGAAGACCTCGCTGAAGCTGAAACTCACACTTCCGGCGAGATCAGCGCGGAGGAAGCGACCAAGGCGCCAGCCGCAAAGTTCGCTTACCCGCCGTCGCTGGTTGTGGTCGACGGCGGGCCTCCGCAAGTCGCGGCCGCTCAGCAAGCGCTCATGGACTTAGGCATCACAGACATCGCTGTGGTGGGGTTGGCGAAGCGACTCGAAGAGGTCTGGGTTCCGGGGGATGACTTCCCCGTGATTTTGCCGCGGCAGTCCGAGGGGCTTTTCCTGCTGCAACGGGTGCGTGATGAATCCCACCGGTTCGCGATTACGTTCCACCGGGAACGCCGCGGGAAATCGATGCTCGAGTCCATCTTGGACACCGTCGATGGGCTGGGGCCTGCCAAGCAGAAGGCCCTGCGTGCGGAGTTCTCGTCGCTCAAGAAAATGCGTGCGGCCACTGTCGACGAGTTGCAGAGCACTAAGGGGATTGGCCCGGCGCTCGCCCAGAAGATCTACGATGCGCTCCACAGTGAGGACGGCGAGGCCCGCTAA
- a CDS encoding phosphoglycerate kinase, protein MPAFTLEDLMTKGVKGRTVLVRSDLNVPLDEERNVTDAGRVKASIPVISRLANAGARVIVMAHLGRPKGEPDPALSIRPAAEKLAELSGLNVKVAEDVVGESAQSLAQELADGEVLVIENVRFEAGETSKDDVEREELAKRYAALAGEDGAYVDDAFGAVHRKHASVFDIARVLPAYQGDLVRDELEVLKRLTVEPKRPFVVVLGGAKVSDKLAVIERLLTVADQILVGGGMVFTFLKAKGYEIGSSLVEKDQLETVKGYLERSGTDGHAEIILPTDIVMADSFAADAAYETRPVDDLTGGTIGEAGMGLDIGQESAGLFGEKIVTAATVFWNGPMGVFEFHAFASGTRAVASALERSEAFTVVGGGDSAAAVRSLGHNDDDFGHISTGGGASLEYLEGKELPGLTVLEENN, encoded by the coding sequence ATGCCTGCCTTTACTCTTGAGGATTTGATGACCAAGGGCGTCAAGGGCCGTACGGTCCTGGTGCGCTCCGATTTGAACGTTCCACTCGATGAGGAACGAAACGTGACTGACGCTGGCCGCGTCAAAGCGTCGATCCCTGTGATTTCACGCTTGGCTAACGCTGGTGCGCGCGTGATCGTGATGGCACACTTGGGTCGCCCGAAAGGTGAGCCTGATCCTGCTCTTTCGATCCGCCCGGCAGCCGAGAAACTCGCTGAATTGAGCGGCTTGAACGTCAAGGTCGCCGAAGATGTGGTGGGCGAGTCCGCTCAGTCTTTGGCGCAGGAGCTTGCCGATGGCGAGGTCCTCGTGATCGAGAACGTTCGCTTTGAAGCTGGTGAGACCTCCAAGGACGACGTCGAACGTGAGGAACTCGCGAAGCGCTACGCTGCGTTGGCTGGCGAGGACGGCGCCTACGTGGATGATGCGTTTGGCGCGGTTCACCGTAAGCACGCCTCTGTTTTCGATATCGCTCGTGTTTTGCCTGCGTATCAGGGTGACCTCGTTCGTGACGAGCTTGAGGTTTTGAAGCGCCTCACGGTTGAGCCGAAGCGTCCATTCGTTGTTGTCTTGGGTGGTGCGAAGGTTTCTGACAAGCTCGCCGTGATCGAGCGTTTGTTGACCGTCGCAGACCAGATTCTGGTTGGTGGTGGCATGGTCTTCACGTTCTTGAAGGCTAAAGGCTACGAGATCGGTAGCTCGCTGGTTGAAAAGGATCAGCTTGAGACCGTCAAGGGTTACCTCGAGCGTTCCGGCACCGACGGCCACGCCGAGATCATCTTGCCAACCGACATCGTGATGGCTGATTCGTTCGCCGCTGATGCTGCGTATGAGACACGCCCAGTTGATGACCTGACCGGCGGCACGATCGGTGAAGCAGGAATGGGTCTGGACATTGGCCAGGAATCCGCAGGCTTGTTTGGCGAGAAGATCGTCACGGCGGCTACGGTCTTCTGGAACGGTCCGATGGGTGTCTTCGAGTTCCACGCGTTCGCGAGCGGCACGCGCGCAGTCGCGAGTGCTCTAGAGCGCTCTGAGGCGTTCACGGTTGTTGGCGGCGGCGATTCCGCGGCTGCTGTGCGAAGCCTCGGACACAACGATGACGATTTCGGCCACATCTCGACCGGTGGCGGCGCCTCGCTGGAATACCTTGAAGGTAAGGAACTCCCAGGCTTGACCGTCTTGGAGGAGAACAACTAG
- the uvrA gene encoding excinuclease ABC subunit UvrA: MTSSVTTPSTTRPDRTRIVVQGAREHNLKNVDVTLPRDAMIVFTGLSGSGKSSLAFDTIFAEGQRRYVESLSAYARMFLGQVDKPDVDFIEGLSPAVSIDQKSTSKNPRSTVGTVTEIHDYLRLLFARVGVAHCPECGEKITAQTPQQIVDQLMREGEKTRLAVMAPIVRERKGEFQDLFAQLSQDGYARARVDGETIQLSGPPKLAKQYKHTIEVIVDRIAIKDSAMQRLTDSIETALKLADGRVMIDFVDRDADAADRTRTFSEKLACPNDHPVQLEEIEPRTFSFNNPFGACQRCDGIGHQLEVDPDLVVPDPSTTLAEGAIAPWAVGTQVAKYWVRVMAGLGDELGFDVNTPFEKLPKKAQKALLHGKDYKVTVAYRNRFGRERRYTQGFEGVLGYIKRKHGETESDTARERYEEYMRNVPCPECNGARLNPAVLAVLVGGKSIAEVSEMALDEAYEFAANLELNEREAKIATEVLKEIRARLKFMLDVGLNYLNLSRASATLSGGEAQRIRLATQIGSGLVGVLYVLDEPSIGLHQRDNRRLIETLTRLRDLGNTLIVVEHDEETIEEADWIVDVGPGAGEHGGQIVHSGSLAELKKNKESITGSYLAGRRSIAVPEQRRKRDTKRQLKIVGARENNLKNVTVNVPLGMLTAVTGVSGSGKSTLINDILYRVLATKLNKAKLVPGRHTRVEGLEHLDKVIHVDQSPIGRTPRSNPATYTGVFDHVRKLFAETPEAKMRGYLPGRFSFNVKGGRCEACKGDGTIKIEMNFLPDVYVPCEVCHGARYNRETLQVKYKGKSISDVLDMPIEEAAEFFAAFRPIARHLDTLVDVGLGYVRLGQPATTLSGGEAQRVKLASELQKRSNGRSIYVLDEPTTGLHFEDISKLLRVIQGLVDKGNSVVVIEHNLDVIKSADWIIDLGPEGGSGGGTIVAEGTPEDVSKIEASHTGFFLNEILN, encoded by the coding sequence GTGACTTCTTCCGTGACCACACCGTCCACCACGCGCCCAGACCGCACCCGCATCGTCGTCCAGGGAGCCCGCGAACACAACCTCAAAAACGTCGACGTGACCTTGCCGCGCGACGCGATGATCGTTTTTACGGGGCTATCCGGATCCGGTAAGTCCTCCCTTGCGTTCGACACGATCTTCGCGGAAGGCCAGCGCCGCTACGTCGAGTCGCTCTCGGCCTATGCCCGCATGTTCCTGGGGCAGGTGGATAAGCCCGACGTCGACTTCATCGAAGGGCTGTCCCCGGCGGTTTCTATCGACCAGAAGTCCACATCCAAGAACCCGCGTTCGACCGTCGGTACCGTGACCGAAATCCACGATTACCTGCGCTTGCTGTTTGCGCGCGTCGGCGTTGCACACTGCCCTGAATGCGGCGAGAAGATCACCGCACAGACCCCGCAACAGATCGTGGATCAGCTGATGCGGGAAGGGGAGAAGACCCGGCTCGCGGTCATGGCGCCAATCGTGCGCGAGCGCAAGGGCGAATTCCAGGACCTCTTCGCGCAACTTTCGCAAGACGGCTATGCCCGCGCCCGTGTTGACGGGGAAACCATTCAGCTTTCCGGTCCGCCGAAGCTCGCGAAGCAGTACAAGCACACGATCGAGGTCATCGTCGACCGCATCGCAATCAAAGACTCAGCGATGCAGCGCCTCACCGACTCGATTGAGACTGCCCTCAAACTTGCGGACGGGCGCGTCATGATTGACTTCGTGGACCGCGATGCCGATGCGGCGGACCGTACCCGCACGTTCTCCGAAAAGCTCGCGTGCCCCAACGACCACCCGGTCCAGCTCGAAGAGATCGAGCCGCGTACCTTTTCCTTCAACAACCCGTTCGGTGCATGCCAACGCTGCGACGGCATCGGGCACCAGCTCGAAGTAGACCCCGACCTTGTGGTTCCAGATCCTTCCACGACGCTTGCGGAAGGCGCGATCGCTCCGTGGGCCGTGGGCACCCAGGTTGCAAAGTACTGGGTTCGTGTCATGGCCGGCCTGGGGGACGAGCTCGGCTTCGACGTCAACACGCCGTTTGAAAAGCTGCCTAAGAAGGCCCAGAAAGCGCTGTTGCACGGCAAGGACTACAAAGTCACTGTCGCCTACCGCAACCGTTTCGGACGCGAACGCCGCTACACGCAGGGTTTTGAAGGTGTACTCGGCTACATCAAGCGTAAGCACGGTGAAACCGAATCAGACACCGCTCGTGAACGCTACGAAGAGTACATGCGTAACGTCCCGTGCCCGGAGTGCAACGGTGCCCGCTTGAACCCGGCCGTCCTCGCGGTTCTCGTGGGTGGGAAGTCGATTGCTGAGGTCTCCGAGATGGCGCTCGATGAAGCCTATGAATTCGCGGCCAACCTCGAGCTCAACGAACGTGAAGCAAAGATCGCTACCGAGGTCCTCAAAGAGATCCGAGCGCGCCTGAAGTTCATGCTCGACGTCGGCCTCAACTATCTCAACCTGTCGCGTGCATCGGCCACGCTTTCGGGCGGTGAGGCCCAGCGCATCCGCTTGGCAACTCAGATCGGTTCGGGGCTTGTCGGCGTCCTGTACGTGCTCGATGAGCCGTCCATCGGCTTGCACCAGCGCGACAACCGCCGCCTCATCGAGACCTTGACGCGCCTGCGCGACCTCGGCAACACCCTCATCGTCGTTGAACACGACGAGGAAACGATCGAAGAAGCCGACTGGATTGTCGATGTGGGGCCCGGCGCCGGCGAGCACGGCGGGCAGATCGTGCACTCGGGCTCGCTTGCCGAGCTCAAGAAAAACAAGGAATCCATCACGGGCTCGTATCTGGCGGGCCGCCGTAGCATCGCAGTTCCTGAACAGCGCCGCAAGCGCGACACCAAGCGCCAGCTCAAGATTGTTGGCGCGCGTGAAAACAACCTCAAGAACGTGACCGTTAACGTTCCGCTCGGGATGCTCACGGCCGTCACGGGTGTGTCCGGTTCGGGTAAGTCGACGCTCATCAACGACATCCTGTATCGGGTTCTGGCGACAAAGCTCAACAAGGCCAAGCTCGTTCCGGGTCGCCACACCCGCGTCGAAGGTCTTGAACACCTTGACAAGGTGATTCACGTGGATCAGAGCCCGATCGGCCGCACTCCGCGCTCCAACCCTGCGACCTACACGGGGGTGTTCGACCACGTCCGCAAACTATTCGCGGAAACTCCGGAAGCGAAGATGCGCGGCTACCTGCCGGGACGGTTCTCGTTCAACGTTAAGGGCGGGCGTTGCGAAGCATGCAAGGGCGACGGAACCATCAAGATCGAGATGAACTTCCTGCCGGACGTCTATGTTCCGTGCGAGGTGTGCCACGGCGCCCGCTATAACCGCGAGACGTTGCAGGTCAAGTACAAGGGCAAGTCGATTTCCGATGTCCTTGACATGCCTATCGAGGAAGCCGCTGAATTCTTCGCTGCGTTCAGGCCGATCGCTCGCCACCTCGACACGCTGGTCGATGTGGGCCTCGGCTATGTACGGCTCGGTCAGCCGGCAACGACGCTGTCTGGCGGTGAGGCGCAGCGTGTCAAGCTCGCGTCGGAACTGCAGAAGCGTTCGAACGGCCGCAGCATCTATGTTCTGGATGAGCCGACTACGGGTCTGCACTTCGAAGACATCAGCAAGCTTTTGCGTGTGATTCAGGGACTCGTGGACAAGGGCAACTCGGTTGTTGTGATTGAGCACAACCTTGACGTCATCAAGTCCGCTGACTGGATCATTGATCTTGGTCCGGAAGGCGGTTCCGGTGGCGGCACGATCGTCGCGGAAGGAACCCCTGAAGATGTTTCGAAGATTGAGGCCTCGCATACCGGTTTCTTCTTGAACGAGATCCTCAACTGA
- a CDS encoding lysophospholipid acyltransferase family protein — MASIDFFKPVVARAIKLVFRPTITGFENVPKEGPFIVASNHLSFFDSVIIQALMPRKVAFFAKAEYFTTPGFKGRLMKAFFTSVGSIPVQRGQQAASVAALDKLVEILEDGSGVGIYPEGTRSRDGRLYRGRTGVGWLALATGAPVVPVGLIGTDKLQPADSNRIRRHKFQLHVGQPLAFEHPGPKHPLPLRRKVTDQVVDAIAKITGQERVGEYNKAPTAE; from the coding sequence ATGGCAAGCATCGACTTCTTCAAGCCCGTCGTAGCGCGGGCCATCAAGCTTGTCTTCAGACCGACCATCACCGGCTTCGAGAACGTACCGAAAGAAGGTCCGTTCATCGTTGCCTCAAACCACTTGTCGTTCTTCGACTCGGTCATCATCCAAGCTCTGATGCCGCGCAAGGTCGCGTTCTTCGCGAAAGCGGAGTACTTCACGACCCCGGGTTTCAAAGGCCGGCTCATGAAGGCGTTCTTCACCTCCGTTGGGTCAATCCCCGTTCAGCGCGGCCAGCAAGCAGCTTCCGTTGCTGCGCTCGACAAACTCGTGGAGATCCTCGAAGACGGCTCCGGCGTCGGAATCTATCCTGAAGGCACGCGCTCGCGTGACGGCCGCCTCTACCGTGGCCGCACCGGCGTCGGCTGGCTTGCACTAGCAACCGGAGCCCCGGTTGTCCCTGTGGGACTCATCGGAACTGACAAGCTCCAGCCGGCGGATTCCAACCGCATCCGCCGCCACAAGTTCCAGCTCCACGTGGGGCAGCCACTCGCGTTTGAACACCCAGGTCCTAAACATCCGTTGCCGCTACGTCGTAAAGTAACTGATCAAGTGGTCGACGCAATCGCGAAGATCACGGGACAAGAACGGGTAGGGGAGTACAACAAGGCCCCGACAGCCGAGTAG
- a CDS encoding uridine diphosphate-N-acetylglucosamine-binding protein YvcK produces MDIPTHVLPLVAPRLSSSQQRSRWKITALGGGHGLHASLRALRLLDADLTAIVTVADDGGSSGRIRDEFGVLPPGDLRMALSALCDDSEWGRTWARVMQHRFTTLPDSPQTMEGHVLGNFLIVTLWEMLGDAVEGLEWAGQLLGARGRVLPMSTDPLRIRGTVVTERNGQLTSEVHEGQVALAKAAHQGSVTEICLLPEEASGTPQALDAIREADWNVLGPGSWYTSVLPHLLLEDSRKALSDSKARTLVTMNLTSSAQEASGLKSADHLKILARYAPELHIDAVLADPSTIDDRAYFCQVAENMGSQVFFDRVESRVQESVHDPLRLAAAYKDVFAHFESNGASR; encoded by the coding sequence GTGGATATCCCTACACATGTGCTCCCTCTGGTTGCTCCTCGGCTGAGCTCGAGCCAACAACGTTCACGTTGGAAGATCACGGCACTGGGCGGCGGGCACGGTCTGCACGCTTCTTTGCGGGCGCTGCGGTTGCTTGATGCGGACCTCACCGCGATCGTGACGGTTGCCGACGACGGCGGCTCCTCGGGACGCATCCGCGACGAATTCGGTGTGCTCCCGCCGGGGGACTTGCGTATGGCGCTTTCCGCTCTGTGCGATGACAGCGAATGGGGTCGTACGTGGGCGCGCGTGATGCAGCACCGTTTTACGACGTTGCCTGATTCTCCGCAAACCATGGAGGGCCACGTCCTCGGTAACTTCCTCATCGTGACGTTGTGGGAAATGCTGGGCGATGCGGTTGAGGGTCTTGAATGGGCCGGCCAGTTGCTAGGCGCTCGCGGCCGAGTTCTGCCGATGTCTACTGACCCGCTGCGCATCAGGGGCACTGTGGTGACGGAGCGGAACGGCCAGCTAACTAGCGAGGTACATGAGGGCCAGGTTGCCCTGGCTAAGGCCGCGCACCAGGGTTCCGTGACCGAGATCTGCTTGCTACCTGAGGAAGCTAGCGGCACGCCACAGGCTCTCGATGCGATTCGTGAAGCCGACTGGAACGTTCTGGGCCCTGGCTCCTGGTACACGTCAGTCCTGCCTCACCTGCTTCTTGAAGACAGCCGGAAGGCCCTCAGCGATTCGAAGGCTCGCACCCTCGTGACAATGAACCTGACGTCCTCGGCGCAGGAGGCGTCTGGGTTGAAGTCTGCGGACCATCTGAAGATTCTGGCCCGCTACGCTCCGGAGCTGCACATCGACGCGGTGCTGGCCGACCCGTCGACGATTGATGACCGCGCGTATTTCTGTCAGGTCGCTGAAAACATGGGGAGCCAAGTGTTTTTTGACCGTGTGGAATCACGGGTACAAGAGTCGGTTCATGACCCGTTGCGGCTCGCTGCAGCGTATAAGGATGTTTTCGCTCACTTCGAGTCCAACGGCGCGTCCCGTTAG
- a CDS encoding superoxide dismutase, which translates to MTQYTLPDLDYDYGVLEPHISGKIMELHHSKHHATYVKGANTALEQLAEARDKGDLSNVNKLTKDLAFNLGGHTNHSIFWKNLSPEGGGEPTGELAEAINQNFGSFENFKKHFNAAALGIQGSGWALLTYEGIGGKLLIEQLHDQQGDVPVATQPLLMLDMWEHAFYLDYLNVKADYVDAFWNIVNWDNVSERYAAAKEGAAKLVLPTA; encoded by the coding sequence TTGACTCAGTACACGCTTCCGGATCTGGACTACGACTACGGTGTACTCGAGCCGCACATTTCCGGCAAGATCATGGAGCTTCACCACTCCAAGCACCACGCAACCTACGTAAAGGGCGCTAACACTGCGCTTGAGCAGCTGGCAGAGGCACGCGATAAGGGCGACCTGTCCAACGTCAACAAGCTGACCAAGGACCTCGCGTTTAACCTCGGTGGCCACACCAACCACTCGATCTTCTGGAAGAACCTCTCTCCAGAGGGCGGCGGCGAGCCAACCGGTGAGCTCGCAGAAGCCATCAACCAGAACTTCGGTTCTTTCGAGAACTTCAAGAAGCACTTCAACGCAGCCGCACTGGGCATCCAGGGCTCCGGCTGGGCACTTCTGACCTACGAAGGCATCGGCGGCAAGCTCCTCATCGAGCAGCTCCACGACCAGCAGGGCGATGTCCCAGTAGCAACCCAGCCACTTCTGATGCTGGACATGTGGGAGCACGCTTTCTACCTTGACTACCTCAACGTCAAGGCTGACTACGTTGATGCTTTCTGGAACATCGTCAACTGGGACAACGTTTCGGAGCGCTACGCAGCAGCTAAGGAAGGCGCAGCTAAGCTGGTTCTTCCAACCGCCTAA
- a CDS encoding GntR family transcriptional regulator, with the protein MTILAEFAISDEDMPPYRQVRRAIAQDIREGKIAVGTKLPTVRALATQLDLATNTIARAYKELEELGLVEGRGRAGTIVTPGAGRASAKLASNASWFARSADGAGLSLEAALDLVRAAWPSNK; encoded by the coding sequence ATGACAATCCTCGCTGAGTTTGCGATCTCTGATGAAGATATGCCCCCGTACCGCCAGGTGCGTCGCGCTATTGCCCAAGATATTCGAGAGGGCAAGATCGCTGTAGGAACCAAACTCCCGACAGTGCGTGCCCTCGCGACACAACTCGACCTCGCAACCAACACGATTGCCCGGGCATATAAAGAACTCGAAGAGCTTGGCCTCGTCGAAGGACGCGGGCGAGCGGGGACCATCGTGACCCCAGGCGCTGGCCGCGCATCGGCGAAACTCGCATCCAATGCATCATGGTTCGCGCGCTCAGCAGATGGCGCGGGGCTCAGCCTCGAAGCCGCACTCGACCTCGTCCGTGCGGCCTGGCCTTCCAATAAATAA